One region of Glycine max cultivar Williams 82 chromosome 9, Glycine_max_v4.0, whole genome shotgun sequence genomic DNA includes:
- the LOC100305386 gene encoding serine/threonine protein kinase family protein, which yields MALPLLPPLSSIINTLFFFTLFFPKYVWSDVEGYSACEPFSCGEIDNIRYPFWSSDHQQSYCGHPKFKLDCQQDNVTIDMMSQRFHVIDIDQTSKVLKMARLDLWDDPCTNEYSNVKLDSDFFNYTSNDDDYTLLYDCGPPVTYTSSVNIKGTISFSCPIDSGFRDAFFDLGCKHSINVSVLREAVKDALQVENVLEKGFEMGFVLNWTAPDCHYCEKSGGRCGFDGNQFLCFCKDKSYLKSCGSGNNTFWKYCDYTFVVCSAGTFLCNILTKVYQIVAFPFDLPLVKVHKYTCLCLLHSTTISSLNWHNANPSLLSLLTVADPRKLRLIIGVPLFLYDELEEATNYFDSSKELGEGGFGTVYFGKLRDGRSVAVKRLYENNFKRVAQFMNEIKILAKLVHPNLVKLYGCTSRHSRELLLVYEYIPNGTVADHLHGQRSKPGKLPWHIRMKIAVETASALNFLHHKDVIHRDVKTNNILLDSDFCVKVADFGLSRLFPDHVTHVSTAPQGTPGYVDPEYHQCYQLTKQSDVYSFGVVLVELISSLPAVDITRHRHEINLSNMAINKIHNQALHELVDPTLGFESDFKVRKMINAVAELAFQCLQSSKEMRPSMEEVVETLKDIQSDGKHKSQPEVMDITSTADDVVLLKDDPPPPSPDSNAVSKSTTPNASG from the exons ATggctcttcctcttcttccaccTCTTTCTTCAATCATcaacacccttttcttctttacACTCTTCTTCCCAAAATATGTATGGAGTGATGTTGAAGGGTACTCAGCATGTGAACCTTTTAGCTGTGGTGAAATCGACAACATTCGCTACCCATTTTGGAGTAGTGATCATCAACAAAGTTATTGTGGGCATCCAAAGTTCAAGCTTGATTGCCAACAAGACAACGTGACAATTGACATGATGTCGCAGAGATTCCATGTTATTGATATTGATCAAACATCTAAGGTTTTGAAGATGGCAAGGTTGGATTTATGGGATGACCCTTGTACTAATGAGTATAGCAATGTCAAGTTGGATTCTGATTTCTTCAACTACACTTCCAATGATGATGACTATACTTTGTTATATGATTGTGGTCCTCCTGTTACATATACGTCTAGTGTGAATATTAAAGGAACAATATCATTTAGTTGCCCCATAGATAGTGGTTTTCGAGATGCATTCTTT GATCTGGGGTGCAAGCATAGCATCAATGTTTCTGTTCTAAGAGAGGCTGTGAAGGATGCTTTGCAAGTGGAAAATGTTTTAGAAAAAGGATTTGAG ATGGGGTTTGTTTTGAATTGGACTGCACCTGATTGCCACTACTGTGAGAAAAGTGGTGGACGTTGTGGATTTGATGGCAATCAGTTCCTCTGCTTCTGCAAGGATAAGTCCTACTTAAAAAGTTGTGGTAGTGGTAATAATACATTTTGGAAATATTGTGATTATACTTTTGTTGTTTGTTCAGCAGGCACCTTTCTCTGT AATATTCTAACCAAAGTATACCAGATCGTTGCCTTTCCTTTTGACCT GCCTTTGGTCAAAGTACATAAATATACATGTTTATGTTTGTTACATTCAACTACAATATCCTCCTTGAATTGGCACAATGCTAACCCATCTCTGCTTTCCCTGTTGACTGTTGCAGATCCGCGGAAGTTGAGACTCATTATAG GAGTGCCCCTCTTCTTGTATGATGAACTTGAAGAGGCCACAAATTACTTTGACTCATCTAAAGAACTAGGAGAAGGGGGATTTGGAACTGTGTATTTTG GCAAACTGCGGGACGGGCGTTCTGTTGCAGTGAAGAGGTTGTATGAGAACAACTTCAAGAGAGTTGCACAGTTcatgaatgaaattaaaatccTAGCAAAGTTAGTTCATCCAAATCTTGTGAAGTTATATGGATGCACCTCTCGCCACAGCCGCGAACTTCTGCTTGTATACGAGTACATTCCTAATGGAACCGTTGCTGATCATCTTCATGGTCAACGATCCAAACCTGGAAAACTCCCTTGGCATATTAGAATGAAAATTGCTGTGGAGACTGCAAGTGCATTGAATTTTCTTCATCACAAAGACGTCATCCACCGAGATGTGAAAACCAACAATATTCTTCTTGACAGTGACTTTTGTGTCAAAGTGGCAGATTTTGGACTCTCGCGTCTTTTCCCAGACCATGTCACCCATGTTTCAACAGCTCCACAAGGGACTCCAGGTTATGTGGATCCCGAGTACCACCAGTGCTACCAGCTTACTAAACAAAGCGACGTATATAGCTTTGGAGTGGTTCTGGTTGAGCTGATATCATCCTTGCCTGCTGTAGATATCACAAGGCATAGACATGAAATCAATTTGTCCAACATGGCCATCAACAAGATTCATAATCAGGCACTGCATGAGCTTGTCGACCCTACCCTCGGGTTTGAATCCGATTTCAAAGTCAGGAAAATGATAAATGCTGTGGCTGAGTTAGCATTTCAGTGCTTGCAGAGTTCTAAAGAGATGAGACCTTCTATGGAAGAAGTGGTGGAGACTCTCAAGGATATACAGAGTGATGGCAAACATAAAAGCCAGCCTGAGGTAATGGACATCACAAGCACAGCTGATGATGTTGTGTTGCTCAAGGATGACCCTCCTCCACCATCACCTGATTCTAATGCGGTGAGCAAGTCGACAACGCCAAATGCTAGCGGATAA